The following nucleotide sequence is from Anguilla rostrata isolate EN2019 chromosome 3, ASM1855537v3, whole genome shotgun sequence.
TAACGGAGGTCTAAATTTATTAATGCCATTTACAAAAGCACGATCTGGCAATCAGTGGCCTTTACGCAATTTCATCCCACAAACATACTGCAACTGACCTGCAGTTAAAACCTTTATAGAGGATCTACCCTGTTCATCTTCACAGCTTTCAATCAatgcattagaaaaaaaaatgtatggaataaatgttctgaattcatatactgtatacagtgtgtgcagATGGCCAGTTGACACTTGAAAGCTGATCACCCAACCGGAGGAAGGAAAACAGGATTCCCACAATACAAAAGttaactgccattttttttgtttgctttaaatagtccaatacatgtattttaattcTGTATTTGGTTACATGTGTACATGCCTGTTTTGACAGTGAACAACCTGGAAAAGTATGTTTTATGATAACACAGAACAGTTTTTGTAGCCACTGTGAAATGCCATTACATCTGTACTTTAGATGCATGTTTACAGCCATAGATTTTTCTACATAGCAAACAAGATTAAGAATGCAACCATCAAACAGAATAGACCCATGGCTTCAGACAAGGCGAATCCAAGGATGGCGTAGGAAAACAGCTGCTGCTTTAGTGAGGGGTTCCTGTGGAAAATACCAAACAAGTTGGTGTTTAAGTATGTACTTCTCTCCACTGTCCCAAGTGTCTCTCTAAATGTCAAGAATTGAGAAAAACTACTGCAGTTCTACAAGACACTCTATGGGTACGACATTAGAACTGCAGTGGAGAAGAGACTTCAAAGGGAaaagcattttcattcattaattttgtcAACTAAAAGATGGAATAAAACTCTGCAGTGCTCCttgcaaatgtttttcaataaatgtatgcaatatTCAATAAATTGACATAGTATTGCAAGAAACACAACCTTATTTAACAGAGATTGCTTAAACACCTGCAAATAGGCTCATCCTGCATGCAAAAAAGGGAATCTCTACCGTTTCTTTACTGTATCCACTCTCATCAGTTTCACAATTAAGCTGAGAATAGAATAGACAGTGAATGACTTATGAACAGTATTAGAGTTGAAGCTGGAGGCAGACCGAGCTCTCACCTGGCATATCCAATGATAAGGCTGCCGAACACTGTTCCAATCCCAGCCCCAGATCCAGCAACTCCAACAGTAGCAGCACCAGCACCAATAAACTTGGCTGCAGTGTCAATGTCCCTGCTTACAGCACTTGTCTGGAAGCCTCTTAGGGCTACCTGAGACAGGCCATTCTGTGGCAGAAGAGCTGCATTggcctgggaaaaaaaaaggtcaagcGATTCACCAGAGAACCATCAACACAAAGTTCACAACATCCTTAACCGAGGAGTTCAATTTTATTGTCAAAGGTTCATCTG
It contains:
- the LOC135250680 gene encoding ATP synthase F(0) complex subunit C3, mitochondrial-like, producing the protein MYACAKFVSTPALVRVGSRALYRPLSAAVLSGPQTRTGEANAALLPQNGLSQVALRGFQTSAVSRDIDTAAKFIGAGAATVGVAGSGAGIGTVFGSLIIGYARNPSLKQQLFSYAILGFALSEAMGLFCLMVAFLILFAM